The following coding sequences lie in one Peribacillus frigoritolerans genomic window:
- the flhA gene encoding flagellar biosynthesis protein FlhA, translating to MRARDLVVISSVIMIVAMLVIPLPTWLLSILLLLNISLALLVLLTTMNMKEPLEFSIFPSLLLLLTLFRLGLNVSTTRAILTYGDAGGVVETFGSFVVGGNVLVGLVVFIILVIINFIVITKGSERVSEVAARFTLDAMPGKQMAIDADLNAGMISENEARARREKISNEADFYGSMDGASKFVKGDAIAGIIIVIINLIFGMIIGVMQLDMSFGEAAVHFSMLSVGDGIVSQVPALLISTATGIVVTRAASNGNLGADIVEQLFQFPKMLYLTAATIFLLGLFTPISDLFTIPIAALLVVGGYTISRIPKQDESEIQEMEEVLETDEMKSPESVVNLLSVDPIEFEFGYGLIPLADANQGGDLLDRVVMIRRQLAIELGLVIPVVRIRDNIQLNPNEYRLKIKGSVMAKGELLLNHFLAMSPGMEDDSIEGIDTIEPSFGLPAKWITDDMKEHAEMLGYTVVDPPSVVSTHLTEVIKSNAQELLGRQETKQLIDHLNESSPILVEEVTPNPLSIGDVQKVLAKLLKEKVSIRNLPIIFETLADYGKLSTDTDLLTEYVRQNLARQITNSFISDENRIKVITLSGKVEKTIADGVQQTDHGNFLSLDPTISQSILEAVAAKLEELTLMDHQPILLCSPAVRMYARQLTERYFPNVPILSYNELESNVEVQSVGVVDID from the coding sequence ATGCGAGCAAGAGATTTAGTTGTTATATCGAGCGTCATCATGATCGTTGCCATGTTGGTCATTCCATTGCCAACATGGTTGTTAAGTATTTTACTCCTTTTAAATATCTCTCTTGCGTTGCTGGTTCTATTGACTACGATGAATATGAAAGAACCTCTCGAATTTTCGATCTTTCCTTCCTTGCTCCTTTTACTGACATTGTTCAGGCTGGGGTTGAATGTTTCGACGACTCGTGCCATTTTGACCTATGGTGATGCTGGGGGAGTTGTAGAAACCTTTGGGTCGTTTGTAGTCGGCGGTAACGTGCTTGTAGGATTAGTTGTATTCATCATTTTGGTCATCATAAATTTCATCGTCATCACGAAAGGTTCCGAACGGGTCTCGGAGGTAGCGGCTAGGTTTACGCTGGATGCGATGCCGGGGAAACAGATGGCCATCGATGCAGATTTAAATGCTGGGATGATCTCGGAAAACGAAGCACGTGCCAGAAGGGAAAAAATTAGTAACGAAGCAGACTTTTATGGATCCATGGATGGGGCGAGTAAGTTTGTTAAAGGGGACGCCATAGCGGGCATCATCATTGTCATCATTAACTTGATTTTCGGTATGATCATTGGCGTCATGCAATTGGACATGAGCTTTGGAGAAGCAGCCGTCCATTTTTCCATGTTATCGGTTGGTGACGGTATCGTGAGTCAGGTACCAGCTTTATTGATTTCTACAGCTACGGGAATTGTCGTAACCCGGGCAGCCTCGAATGGAAACCTCGGAGCGGATATTGTTGAACAGTTATTTCAATTTCCAAAAATGCTTTACCTAACAGCAGCAACCATTTTCCTTTTAGGGTTATTCACTCCCATTTCCGACTTGTTCACCATTCCGATCGCTGCTTTATTAGTCGTTGGAGGGTATACAATTTCAAGGATACCGAAGCAGGACGAAAGTGAAATACAAGAAATGGAAGAAGTGCTGGAAACCGATGAAATGAAAAGTCCAGAAAGCGTCGTTAACCTTTTAAGTGTCGACCCGATCGAATTTGAGTTTGGATATGGATTGATTCCGCTTGCGGATGCCAATCAAGGGGGAGACCTACTGGACCGGGTTGTCATGATCCGCCGGCAGCTTGCAATTGAGTTGGGGCTCGTGATCCCTGTCGTCAGAATACGTGATAATATTCAGTTGAATCCTAATGAGTATCGGCTGAAGATTAAGGGAAGTGTCATGGCAAAGGGGGAATTGCTCCTAAATCATTTCTTGGCCATGAGTCCAGGGATGGAAGACGATTCAATAGAAGGAATCGATACGATAGAACCGTCTTTCGGTTTACCGGCCAAGTGGATTACGGATGATATGAAAGAACATGCCGAGATGCTGGGTTATACAGTTGTGGACCCGCCAAGTGTTGTATCCACCCACTTGACGGAAGTCATAAAGTCCAATGCGCAGGAATTATTGGGCAGGCAGGAAACGAAACAATTGATCGATCATCTCAACGAATCGTCACCTATACTAGTAGAGGAAGTCACTCCGAATCCCTTGTCTATAGGAGATGTCCAAAAGGTATTGGCAAAATTATTGAAGGAAAAAGTTTCGATAAGGAACTTACCGATCATTTTCGAAACGCTTGCTGATTATGGCAAGTTATCGACTGACACAGATTTGCTTACTGAATATGTAAGGCAGAATTTAGCCAGACAAATAACGAATTCTTTTATTTCGGATGAAAATAGAATTAAAGTCATAACATTATCGGGGAAAGTTGAAAAGACCATCGCGGATGGTGTACAGCAAACCGATCATGGCAATTTTTTATCATTGGATCCAACTATATCGCAATCCATATTGGAGGCAGTTGCAGCCAAATTGGAAGAGCTGACCCTAATGGATCACCAACCGATCTTACTCTGCTCTCCAGCAGTAAGGATGTATGCCCGGCAACTAACTGAACGTTATTTTCCTAATGTACCGATTCTTTCATACAATGAACTCGAATCAAATGTAGAAGTACAAAGTGTAGGGGTGGTGGATATCGATTGA
- the flhF gene encoding flagellar biosynthesis protein FlhF produces MKVKKYLAPSMNEAMKRIRAELGSDAVILSSKAVYNGGFLGLFKKRNIEVIAAIDPVSQPIQAVTKQKSKKLPSKLDMASHAPEPNEGNRESADLLKEIEGLKDMIKSLQIYSTDKKYPGKLEKIHEYLTEQEVDISLRSQIMDELLEKWFVFKQQSTDEEVQVWLEEAMLGILEKVENGKPGLQKKYINIVGPTGVGKTTTLAKVAAETMLKHDKKVAFITTDTYRIAAIDQLKTYAKILNVPIEVAYNLEDFKRAAERFSHYDFVFIDTAGRNFRNPQYVKDLNEIIHFTDEMETYLVLSLTSKQKDMEDIYRQFAAIPIKQVIFTKADETSTFGQIFNFIHTHKLGAAYITDGQNVPDDIEIATSSQLLKMAIGANKYERSS; encoded by the coding sequence TTGAAGGTAAAGAAATATTTGGCGCCATCAATGAACGAGGCAATGAAGCGAATAAGGGCGGAACTGGGCAGTGATGCAGTAATCTTAAGTTCGAAGGCTGTATATAATGGTGGTTTCTTAGGATTATTCAAAAAGAGGAATATTGAAGTCATTGCAGCCATAGACCCTGTGTCCCAGCCTATCCAAGCCGTAACCAAGCAAAAATCGAAGAAGTTGCCATCTAAGCTGGATATGGCAAGTCATGCCCCTGAACCTAATGAAGGGAATAGGGAAAGTGCAGACTTATTAAAAGAAATCGAAGGTTTGAAAGATATGATAAAGAGTTTGCAAATCTATTCAACTGATAAAAAATATCCGGGGAAGCTGGAGAAAATCCACGAATACCTAACCGAGCAGGAAGTGGATATATCACTTCGGTCCCAAATCATGGATGAATTGCTTGAAAAATGGTTCGTTTTTAAACAGCAATCCACTGATGAAGAGGTTCAAGTTTGGTTGGAAGAAGCCATGCTCGGGATTTTGGAAAAGGTTGAAAACGGAAAACCCGGGCTGCAAAAAAAATATATTAATATTGTTGGCCCAACAGGTGTGGGAAAGACAACGACCTTGGCAAAAGTAGCTGCGGAAACCATGTTGAAGCATGATAAAAAGGTGGCTTTCATTACGACGGATACGTATAGGATTGCTGCAATAGATCAACTTAAGACATATGCCAAGATTTTAAACGTTCCAATTGAAGTCGCTTATAATTTGGAAGACTTCAAAAGGGCTGCTGAACGCTTCTCCCATTATGATTTTGTTTTTATTGATACGGCCGGAAGGAATTTCCGTAACCCGCAATATGTCAAGGATCTCAATGAAATCATCCATTTTACAGATGAGATGGAAACCTATTTAGTATTGTCATTGACCTCTAAACAAAAGGATATGGAAGATATTTATCGACAGTTTGCTGCCATACCTATTAAACAGGTCATTTTTACAAAAGCGGACGAAACCTCCACTTTCGGGCAGATATTCAATTTTATACACACTCATAAATTAGGAGCCGCCTATATAACAGATGGACAGAATGTGCCAGACGATATTGAAATAGCTACATCATCACAGCTATTGAAAATGGCTATTGGGGCTAATAAATATGAAAGATCAAGCTGA
- a CDS encoding MinD/ParA family protein, translating into MKDQAENLRKRLEARQNRSMAKTIAVLSGKGGVGKSNFSLNFSIALSQRGKKVLLFDMDIGMGNIDILIGEQSPCSIIDFFENDCSLKDIIITGPGNISIITGGTGLTNLFSLNEEKYTRFNEEFSLLLSNYDYILFDMGAGITQDSMKFLLCVDELVVITTPEPTSIMDAYSAMKYIHSVNKETPLFLVCNRVFTSKDGKETIKRLQNALVKFLGLETVALGYLPDDRTVPNSVTKQMPFLLFDSEADVSKAIMDIASRYANHSFGEELTLQKSHFLQNMKRYFFGK; encoded by the coding sequence ATGAAAGATCAAGCTGAGAATTTACGAAAAAGATTGGAAGCCCGCCAAAATCGATCAATGGCCAAAACGATTGCCGTTTTAAGCGGGAAAGGTGGAGTGGGAAAATCGAACTTTTCTTTGAATTTTTCGATTGCTTTATCCCAAAGAGGCAAAAAAGTACTGTTGTTCGACATGGATATCGGTATGGGGAATATTGATATTTTGATCGGGGAACAATCTCCCTGCAGCATTATTGATTTTTTTGAAAACGATTGTAGTTTGAAGGATATCATCATCACAGGACCGGGAAACATTTCAATCATTACAGGTGGAACGGGGTTGACGAATCTCTTTTCACTTAATGAAGAAAAGTATACCCGGTTTAATGAGGAATTCAGTTTATTGTTGTCGAATTACGATTATATCTTATTTGATATGGGTGCAGGCATCACTCAGGATTCCATGAAATTCCTGTTATGTGTGGATGAATTAGTCGTTATCACGACGCCTGAACCCACTTCTATCATGGATGCATATTCCGCAATGAAATATATCCATTCGGTAAATAAAGAGACTCCATTGTTCCTGGTTTGCAATCGGGTTTTCACGAGTAAGGACGGCAAAGAAACGATTAAGCGCCTCCAAAATGCACTAGTGAAATTTTTGGGACTGGAAACTGTAGCTCTAGGGTACTTGCCAGATGATAGAACCGTACCCAATTCTGTTACCAAACAGATGCCCTTTCTCCTTTTCGATTCAGAAGCCGATGTATCCAAAGCCATTATGGACATTGCTTCGAGATATGCAAATCATTCATTTGGGGAAGAATTGACTTTGCAAAAAAGCCATTTCCTCCAAAATATGAAGAGATATTTTTTTGGAAAGTAG
- a CDS encoding protein-glutamate methylesterase/protein-glutamine glutaminase gives MSKVKVLIVDDSAFMRKLISEFLAEDSRMEVIGTARNGRDAIDKIKALKPDVVTLDVEMPIMDGLEALSRIMNECPTAVVMLSSTTKKGTENTFAAMNSGAFDFVAKPSGAISLDLHKIKKELHEKVMAASRANVHKLEKNAMNIERSPSVWEKYSKIDSKESSGIEKNQKKWSYGHKKIIVIGTSTGGPRALQTVLAGLPEEVDAPILIVQHMPPGFTKSLATRLNSLCKIKVKEAEEGELIQKGVAYIAPGGFHLKVRKVGMSWAILLDQSELRNGHRPSVDVLFESVSEMNDSAKIAVIMTGMGMDGSMGLMKLKQEGPLKAIAESQETSIVFGMPKAAINTKLIDSIEDVEKIAKAIISYC, from the coding sequence ATGAGTAAAGTAAAAGTGCTGATAGTGGACGATTCTGCGTTTATGAGAAAGTTAATTTCAGAGTTTTTAGCAGAAGATAGCAGGATGGAAGTCATCGGGACTGCCAGGAATGGAAGAGATGCCATAGACAAAATAAAGGCTTTAAAACCCGATGTCGTGACTTTGGATGTGGAAATGCCGATTATGGACGGATTGGAAGCATTAAGCCGGATCATGAATGAATGTCCAACTGCTGTAGTCATGTTATCAAGCACAACGAAAAAAGGAACGGAAAATACATTTGCCGCCATGAACAGTGGAGCCTTTGACTTTGTGGCCAAACCTTCGGGTGCCATTTCATTGGATTTACATAAAATCAAGAAAGAACTCCATGAAAAAGTCATGGCTGCCAGCAGGGCGAATGTTCACAAACTAGAAAAAAATGCGATGAATATTGAAAGAAGCCCATCCGTTTGGGAAAAATATAGTAAAATAGATTCAAAAGAATCATCGGGAATTGAAAAAAATCAAAAAAAATGGTCCTATGGGCACAAAAAGATAATAGTCATCGGTACATCAACAGGAGGCCCAAGAGCTCTGCAGACCGTCTTGGCAGGTCTCCCGGAAGAAGTGGATGCTCCCATTCTCATTGTCCAGCATATGCCCCCCGGTTTCACAAAATCCTTGGCAACACGCCTGAATTCATTATGCAAGATTAAAGTGAAGGAAGCTGAAGAGGGGGAACTGATTCAAAAAGGTGTCGCCTATATCGCACCTGGAGGTTTTCACTTGAAAGTGAGGAAAGTCGGAATGAGCTGGGCAATCCTTTTGGATCAATCCGAATTGCGTAATGGACATCGCCCGTCGGTTGATGTGCTATTTGAATCGGTAAGTGAAATGAATGATTCTGCGAAAATAGCCGTTATCATGACCGGAATGGGGATGGACGGGTCGATGGGACTCATGAAGCTTAAACAGGAGGGTCCATTAAAAGCAATAGCCGAATCACAGGAGACATCAATCGTTTTTGGTATGCCTAAGGCGGCAATCAATACCAAGTTAATAGATAGCATAGAGGATGTAGAAAAAATAGCTAAAGCGATAATAAGCTATTGTTAA
- a CDS encoding chemotaxis protein CheA, with protein sequence MDMNQYLEVFIEESKEHLQTCSEQLLVLEKNPEDLSIVNEIFRSAHTLKGMSATMGYEDLTNLTHKMENVLDAIRNSQIALSSELFDVIFLAVDDLEAMVMSIAEGGDGKRNVEEVVHQLEMIEKGESPVSSTIAEIAAASAVLEKEEMTAGEYDEFEWTVLQQSKDQGFNSFEISIGLREDCLLKAARVFMVFEVLEKSGEVIKSHPPVELLEEEQFDQQFTVTMVTTESSDEIKEKIMKVSEVDQVVVNALDLEGLRHAANSIENQVAEIPEQEKNKAVLPTDNDDKKKQAPVKPASSKTIRVNIERLDILMNLFEELVIDRGRLDQISSDLDNQELHETVERMSRITSDLQTIVLNMRMVPVETVFNRFPKMVRQLARDLNKKVNLEINGAETELDRTVIDEIGDPLVHLLRNAMDHGIETPEERLAKGKNEEGKILLKAYHSGNHVFIEIEDDGAGINKDRVLNKALSNGILTKETAATLTDKQIYELIFASGFSTAETISDVSGRGVGLDVVKNTIESLGGSVTIDSKENEGSIFLIQLPLTLSIISVMLVAIQNEKYAIPLSSIIETAIIKKADILNAHNQQVIDFRGKILPLLFLKDIFEVPISQEEEESLSVVIVRKGDKLAGLVVDSFIGQLEIVLKSLGNYLNSAFAISGATILGDGQVALIIDCNTLIH encoded by the coding sequence ATGGATATGAATCAGTATTTAGAGGTTTTTATAGAAGAAAGTAAAGAACATCTTCAAACGTGCAGTGAACAGTTGCTGGTACTCGAAAAGAACCCGGAAGACCTCTCGATCGTAAACGAAATCTTTCGTTCCGCCCATACCTTAAAAGGGATGTCGGCGACTATGGGGTATGAGGATCTAACCAATTTAACTCATAAAATGGAGAATGTGTTGGATGCGATCCGAAATAGTCAAATCGCCCTCTCTTCAGAGTTATTTGATGTGATATTTTTAGCGGTTGATGATTTAGAAGCGATGGTCATGTCCATTGCTGAAGGTGGAGATGGAAAAAGAAATGTGGAGGAGGTTGTCCATCAGCTGGAAATGATTGAAAAAGGGGAGTCGCCCGTTTCTTCGACCATTGCAGAGATTGCAGCAGCTTCTGCCGTCCTTGAAAAAGAGGAAATGACTGCGGGAGAGTACGATGAATTTGAATGGACAGTGCTTCAGCAGTCCAAAGATCAAGGCTTCAACAGCTTTGAAATCTCGATAGGGTTGCGTGAGGACTGTCTTTTAAAAGCTGCCCGGGTGTTTATGGTTTTCGAGGTGCTTGAAAAGTCAGGTGAAGTAATCAAGTCACACCCGCCCGTCGAACTTTTGGAAGAAGAGCAATTCGATCAGCAATTTACGGTAACGATGGTAACAACAGAATCGAGTGATGAGATAAAGGAAAAAATCATGAAGGTTTCCGAAGTGGATCAAGTTGTGGTAAATGCCCTTGATCTTGAGGGCTTGAGGCATGCAGCCAATTCTATAGAGAACCAAGTTGCTGAAATACCGGAACAAGAGAAAAATAAAGCCGTGCTTCCAACTGATAATGATGATAAGAAAAAACAGGCACCCGTTAAGCCGGCATCAAGCAAGACCATTCGGGTGAACATTGAGCGGCTTGATATATTAATGAACCTATTCGAGGAACTAGTAATCGATAGAGGCAGACTTGACCAAATTTCCAGTGATTTGGATAATCAAGAATTACATGAAACAGTAGAAAGAATGTCCCGTATAACAAGTGATTTACAAACAATCGTTTTGAATATGCGGATGGTGCCCGTTGAAACTGTATTCAATCGTTTTCCTAAAATGGTTCGTCAATTGGCAAGGGATTTAAACAAGAAAGTCAATTTGGAAATCAACGGTGCCGAAACGGAACTTGACCGTACAGTCATTGATGAAATCGGTGATCCTCTCGTCCATTTATTAAGAAACGCCATGGATCATGGAATTGAAACACCTGAAGAACGTTTGGCGAAAGGAAAGAATGAAGAAGGTAAAATCCTGTTAAAAGCCTACCACAGCGGCAATCATGTTTTCATTGAAATCGAGGATGACGGTGCAGGAATCAATAAAGATCGAGTCTTGAACAAGGCGCTATCCAATGGGATATTAACCAAGGAAACTGCCGCCACCCTAACGGATAAGCAAATCTATGAATTGATATTCGCTTCTGGTTTCTCAACAGCGGAAACCATTTCAGATGTATCGGGGCGCGGTGTTGGACTGGATGTGGTAAAAAATACTATTGAGTCTCTCGGTGGATCTGTCACGATCGATTCCAAAGAGAATGAAGGATCCATCTTCCTTATTCAGCTTCCGCTTACATTGTCCATTATCTCTGTCATGCTGGTTGCAATCCAAAACGAAAAATATGCCATACCGCTTTCTTCGATAATAGAAACAGCAATCATAAAAAAAGCAGATATCTTGAATGCCCATAATCAACAGGTTATTGACTTCAGGGGAAAGATTCTGCCGCTTCTGTTCTTGAAAGATATATTTGAAGTGCCTATCAGTCAGGAAGAAGAAGAGTCCCTCTCTGTGGTCATTGTAAGAAAAGGCGATAAATTAGCCGGATTAGTCGTTGATTCATTCATCGGGCAGCTGGAAATCGTTCTGAAATCACTAGGTAATTATTTAAATAGCGCATTTGCAATATCGGGGGCAACGATTCTTGGTGATGGTCAAGTTGCTTTAATCATAGATTGCAACACATTGATTCATTGA
- a CDS encoding chemotaxis protein CheW, with the protein MSEDMKVIVFQIKDKEYAIPVDKVSGIEKILHITRVPKAVKFVKGVINLRGVITPIIDLRVRFGFEEVEYDESTRIIIVILDDMEVGLIVDSANDVLDIPVESIEPQPEVVGHLASEYISGVAKIEKRLLVLINMEKALSLEMTENMLREG; encoded by the coding sequence ATGTCGGAGGATATGAAAGTAATCGTATTTCAAATTAAGGATAAAGAATATGCAATTCCAGTTGATAAAGTCAGCGGTATCGAAAAGATTCTGCATATTACCAGAGTTCCAAAGGCTGTAAAGTTTGTTAAAGGAGTCATAAATCTAAGGGGTGTAATCACTCCAATTATTGATTTACGGGTGCGTTTTGGTTTTGAAGAGGTGGAATACGATGAATCAACAAGGATTATCATCGTCATTCTGGATGATATGGAAGTTGGGTTAATAGTGGACTCTGCCAATGATGTTTTGGATATTCCAGTGGAGAGTATCGAACCTCAGCCTGAAGTTGTGGGACATTTGGCTTCAGAATACATTAGCGGAGTGGCTAAAATTGAAAAGCGACTGCTCGTCCTAATCAATATGGAGAAGGCTCTAAGTCTGGAAATGACTGAAAATATGTTAAGAGAAGGATAA
- a CDS encoding chemotaxis protein CheC, with protein sequence MSFIEKINPFQLDILKEIGNIGAGNAATALSAILNRKIDMNVPNVRIVSFDEMMEMAGGADHVVASVFLRIEGDASGSMFFILSLPVAQYLIRKMTGDETFMMESAPYTELALSCLQELGNILSGSYLSSLSDFTRLNIYPSVPSLSIDMVGATISYGLLELSIVSDAAIVIDTVLEKDQLFADSINGHFFLLPDPEFFDIIFSALGVSPND encoded by the coding sequence ATGTCGTTCATTGAGAAAATCAACCCTTTTCAACTCGATATTTTGAAGGAAATCGGCAATATAGGTGCAGGGAACGCAGCAACTGCGCTTTCTGCCATCCTTAATAGGAAAATTGATATGAATGTTCCTAATGTCCGAATCGTTTCCTTTGATGAAATGATGGAAATGGCTGGCGGGGCCGATCACGTCGTCGCCAGCGTTTTCCTTAGAATAGAAGGTGATGCTTCAGGGAGTATGTTTTTTATCCTTTCGCTTCCTGTAGCCCAATACTTGATTCGTAAGATGACTGGTGATGAGACCTTTATGATGGAATCCGCACCCTATACTGAATTGGCGCTTTCTTGCCTTCAGGAATTAGGGAATATCTTATCGGGATCCTATCTCTCTTCCCTTTCTGATTTCACCCGATTGAATATCTATCCGTCCGTCCCATCCTTGAGCATCGATATGGTAGGGGCAACGATCAGTTACGGATTATTGGAATTATCCATAGTAAGTGACGCAGCCATCGTCATTGATACTGTGCTTGAAAAAGACCAACTTTTCGCTGACTCCATTAATGGTCATTTCTTTTTATTACCTGATCCCGAATTTTTTGATATCATTTTTTCCGCTTTAGGAGTGTCACCTAATGACTGA
- a CDS encoding chemotaxis protein CheD, protein MTELLKVQVVKVGIADMNIIKPPYTIRTSGLGSCVGVVIYDEKKEIAGLAHIMLPDSSLAKSGPINVAKFADTAIKELVQLLVKEGARMPFLKAKLAGGAQMFQFASGGDLMRIGPRNVEAVRKELSDLRIRVVAEDVGGNSGRTIEFKLSDCLLNIRTVTKGTKNI, encoded by the coding sequence ATGACTGAATTGTTAAAGGTCCAGGTTGTTAAGGTTGGAATAGCGGATATGAATATAATAAAACCTCCCTATACAATTCGCACTTCCGGGTTGGGTTCGTGTGTTGGTGTTGTAATTTATGATGAGAAAAAAGAAATTGCAGGTTTGGCACATATTATGCTGCCTGACTCTTCATTAGCTAAATCGGGTCCGATCAACGTTGCCAAATTTGCAGATACGGCAATAAAGGAATTAGTGCAGCTCTTAGTAAAAGAAGGCGCAAGAATGCCATTCCTAAAAGCGAAGTTGGCTGGCGGAGCACAAATGTTTCAATTTGCATCCGGAGGGGATTTAATGAGAATAGGACCCCGGAATGTGGAAGCTGTCCGGAAAGAGTTATCTGACTTGCGCATTAGAGTCGTCGCTGAAGATGTTGGCGGGAATAGCGGAAGAACGATTGAATTCAAATTAAGTGATTGTTTGCTAAATATACGGACCGTTACAAAAGGGACTAAAAACATATAG
- a CDS encoding FliA/WhiG family RNA polymerase sigma factor gives MSHLTIEEEQLCWKNWVDRRDPLAGDILVKKYIPLVSYHVQRISVSLPKNVSRDDIRSLGMMGLFDALERFDTKRDLKFDTYASFRIRGAILDGLRKEDWLPRSARDKAKKIEAAIEKLEQQYMRNLSPNEIAAELNIPEDEVYAALNENFFANVLSMDENPQEDDKESANFHIKDEKADLPEEHVLRDELYVELAKVIETLNEKEQLVLQLFYKEELTLTEIGQVMSLSTSRISQIHSKAIYKLRNTMQDQKN, from the coding sequence ATGTCTCATCTGACCATCGAAGAAGAGCAGTTATGTTGGAAGAATTGGGTGGATCGCAGAGATCCGCTAGCCGGGGACATTTTGGTGAAGAAATACATACCTCTCGTATCGTATCATGTTCAACGTATTTCAGTAAGTCTTCCTAAAAATGTGAGCCGTGATGATATAAGGAGTTTAGGGATGATGGGGTTATTCGATGCCCTGGAACGTTTTGACACGAAGCGTGACCTGAAGTTTGACACATATGCATCATTTAGAATACGTGGTGCTATTTTAGATGGATTAAGAAAAGAGGATTGGCTTCCGCGGAGCGCAAGAGATAAAGCCAAGAAAATTGAAGCTGCAATAGAAAAGCTGGAGCAGCAATACATGAGGAACCTTTCGCCAAATGAGATTGCCGCTGAATTGAATATTCCGGAAGATGAAGTATATGCTGCATTAAATGAGAACTTCTTTGCCAATGTACTATCCATGGATGAAAATCCCCAAGAAGACGATAAAGAAAGCGCGAATTTTCATATTAAAGATGAAAAGGCGGATTTACCTGAGGAACATGTGTTAAGGGATGAACTGTATGTTGAATTAGCCAAAGTCATAGAAACCCTTAATGAAAAAGAACAGTTGGTTTTACAGCTTTTTTATAAAGAAGAACTAACATTGACCGAAATCGGGCAAGTGATGAGCCTATCTACATCACGGATATCCCAAATTCATTCAAAAGCGATATATAAATTAAGAAACACGATGCAAGATCAAAAAAATTAA
- the rpsB gene encoding 30S ribosomal protein S2, which produces MSVISMKQLLEAGVHFGHQTRRWNPKMKKYIFTERNGIYIIDLQKTVKKVEEAYNFVKELAANGGTVLFVGTKKQAQESVKEEAIRSGMYYVNQRWLGGTLTNFETIQKRITRLKDIEKMEENGTFEVLPKKEVIQLKKEWDRLEKFLGGIKDMKTLPDAIFVIDPRKERIAVAEAHKLHIPLVGIVDTNCDPDEIDVVIPANDDAIRAVKLLTGKMADAILEAKQGEETATETTTA; this is translated from the coding sequence ATGTCAGTCATTTCTATGAAACAATTGCTTGAAGCTGGTGTGCATTTCGGACACCAAACACGTCGCTGGAACCCAAAAATGAAGAAATATATCTTCACTGAGCGTAACGGCATCTACATCATCGACCTTCAAAAAACAGTTAAAAAGGTTGAAGAAGCTTATAACTTCGTGAAAGAACTAGCTGCTAACGGTGGTACTGTTCTTTTCGTCGGAACTAAAAAACAAGCTCAAGAATCTGTTAAAGAAGAAGCTATCCGTTCTGGTATGTACTATGTAAACCAACGTTGGTTAGGTGGAACTTTAACAAACTTTGAAACAATCCAAAAACGTATCACTCGTCTTAAAGATATCGAAAAAATGGAAGAAAACGGAACTTTCGAAGTACTTCCTAAAAAAGAAGTTATCCAACTTAAAAAAGAATGGGATCGCTTAGAGAAATTCTTAGGCGGTATTAAAGATATGAAGACTCTTCCAGATGCGATCTTCGTTATCGACCCTCGCAAAGAGCGTATTGCTGTTGCGGAAGCACACAAATTACACATTCCACTTGTTGGTATCGTTGATACAAACTGTGATCCGGATGAAATCGATGTAGTTATTCCTGCGAATGACGATGCAATCCGTGCTGTTAAATTATTAACAGGTAAAATGGCAGATGCTATCTTAGAAGCTAAACAAGGCGAAGAAACAGCAACTGAAACAACTACTGCTTAA